The Streptomyces sp. NBC_00659 genomic interval GGAATCGGGCACACCCGCTGGGCCACCCACGGAGGCCCCACGGACGCCAACGCCCATCCGCACCTCGACAACGCGGGCCGGGTCGCCGTCGTCCACAACGGCATCATCGAGAACTTCGCCCTGCTCCGCGCCGAGCTGGCCGAGCGGGGGCACGACCTGGCCTCCGAGACGGACACCGAGGTGGTCGCGCATCTGCTCGCCGAGGAGTACTCCTCGTGCGCGGACCTGGCGGAGGCGATGCGGCTGGTGTGCCGGCGCCTGGAGGGCGCGTTCACGCTGGTGGCCGTGCACGCCGACGAGCCGGACGTGGTCGTCGGGGCACGGCGGAACTCGCCGCTGGTGGTCGGTGTCGGCGACGGCGAGGCCTTTCTCGCCTCGGACGTCGCCGCGTTCATCGCCCACACGCGCTCGGCGATCGAACTGGGACAGGACCAGGTGGTCGAACTGCGCCGCGACGGCGTGACCGTCACCGGGTTCGACGGCAGCCCCGCCCAGGTCCGCTCGTACCACGTCGACTGGGACGCGTCGGCGGCGGAGAAGGGCGGCTACGACTACTTCATGCTCAAGGAGATCGCCGAGCAGCCCAAGGCGGTCGCCGACACCCTGCTGGGACGGATCGACGCGGCCGGCTCGCTCTCGCTCGACGAGGTGCGCATCCCGGTCCAGGTGCTGCGGGAGGTCGACAAGGTCGTCATCGTCGCCTGCGGGACCGCCTTCCACGCCGGGCTGATCGCCAAGTACGCCATCGAGCACTGGACGCGCATCCCGTGCGAGGTGGAGCTGGCCAGCGAGTTCCGTTACCGGGACCCGATCCTGGACCGTCGTACGCTCGTCATCGCGATCTCGCAGTCCGGCGAGACCATGGACACGCTGATGGCGCTGCGGCACGCCCGTGACCAGGACGCCAGGGTGCTGGCGATCTGCAACACCAACGGCTCGACGATCCCGCGCGAGTCCGACGCGGTGCTGTACACGCACGCCGGCCCCGAGGTGGCCGTCGCCTCTACCAAGGCGTTCCTCACCCAGCTCGTGGCCTGCTACCTGGTGGCGCTGTACCTGGGCCAGGTGCGCGGCACCAAGTGGGGTGACGAGATCCAGGCCGTCGTCCGGGAGCTGTCGCGCATCTCCCGCGAGGTCGAGCGGGTCCTGGAGACCATGGAGCCGGTACGGGAGCTCGCGCGCTCCCTCGCCGACAAGAACACCGTGCTGTTCCTCGGCCGGCACGTGGGCTATCCGGTCGCGCTGGAAGGCGCCCTCAAGCTGAAGGAGCTGGCGTACATGCACGCCGAGGGCTTCGCGGCGGGGGAGCTCAAGCACGGCCCGATCGCGCTGATCGAGGAGGACATGCCGGTCGTGGTCGTGGCCCCGTCGCCGCGCGGCCGCTCGGTCCTGCACGACAAGATCGTCTCCAACATCCAGGAGATCCGGGCCCGGGGCGCCCGCACGATCGTCATCGCGGAGGAGGGCGACGAGGCGGTCGTCCCGTACGCCGACCACCTCATCCGCATCCCGGCCACCCCCACCCTGCTCCAGCCGCTGGTGTCGACGGTCCCGCTCCAGGTGTTCGCCTGCGAACTGGCGACGGCCCGGGGCAACGAGGTGGACCAGCCGCGCAACCTGGCGAAGTCCGTGACGGTGGAGTGAGCGCCGTCGCCGTGCGAGGCCCCGGAGCGGCCCCGCCCTCTAGGGTGCGGACCCTCTAGGGTGCGGACATGAGCATCATCGGGGTCGGTATCGACGTTGCCGAGATCGACCGGTTCCGGGCGTCGCTGGAGCGTACGCCCGGACTGGCCGAACGTCTCTTCGTGGAGAGCGAGTTGCTGCT includes:
- the glmS gene encoding glutamine--fructose-6-phosphate transaminase (isomerizing) — protein: MCGIVGYVGAQSALDVVMAGLKRLEYRGYDSAGAAVLADGGLAVAKKAGKLVNLEKELAGRPLPAGTTGIGHTRWATHGGPTDANAHPHLDNAGRVAVVHNGIIENFALLRAELAERGHDLASETDTEVVAHLLAEEYSSCADLAEAMRLVCRRLEGAFTLVAVHADEPDVVVGARRNSPLVVGVGDGEAFLASDVAAFIAHTRSAIELGQDQVVELRRDGVTVTGFDGSPAQVRSYHVDWDASAAEKGGYDYFMLKEIAEQPKAVADTLLGRIDAAGSLSLDEVRIPVQVLREVDKVVIVACGTAFHAGLIAKYAIEHWTRIPCEVELASEFRYRDPILDRRTLVIAISQSGETMDTLMALRHARDQDARVLAICNTNGSTIPRESDAVLYTHAGPEVAVASTKAFLTQLVACYLVALYLGQVRGTKWGDEIQAVVRELSRISREVERVLETMEPVRELARSLADKNTVLFLGRHVGYPVALEGALKLKELAYMHAEGFAAGELKHGPIALIEEDMPVVVVAPSPRGRSVLHDKIVSNIQEIRARGARTIVIAEEGDEAVVPYADHLIRIPATPTLLQPLVSTVPLQVFACELATARGNEVDQPRNLAKSVTVE